From Xylocopilactobacillus apis, a single genomic window includes:
- a CDS encoding universal stress protein: MKETPDQLKNQTPEQLRNDENAFKRILVGVDDSADAQLAFKYAINAAREADADLIITSILENSEMNIYQALSRDYVHGEREDLEKHIEEYRDFAIKAGVKNVEMVVSEGDPGETIVKNVIPATKADLLVIGSLAKKGIRKHFGSQAAYMAKYAPISVMVIR, encoded by the coding sequence ATGAAAGAGACACCTGATCAATTAAAAAATCAAACACCAGAACAATTAAGAAATGATGAGAATGCCTTTAAAAGAATCTTAGTTGGGGTTGATGATTCTGCTGACGCCCAGTTAGCATTTAAGTATGCGATTAATGCGGCACGTGAAGCTGATGCAGATCTAATAATTACATCGATTCTTGAAAACAGTGAAATGAATATCTATCAAGCTTTAAGTCGTGATTATGTTCATGGAGAACGGGAAGACTTGGAAAAGCACATTGAAGAATATCGAGATTTTGCAATTAAAGCAGGAGTAAAGAACGTTGAGATGGTTGTTAGCGAGGGTGATCCCGGCGAAACGATCGTTAAAAATGTTATTCCAGCAACGAAAGCTGATTTATTAGTTATTGGATCACTTGCAAAAAAAGGTATCCGTAAACATTTTGGCTCACAAGCAGCTTACATGGCTAAATATGCACCAATTTCAGTTATGGTTATTAGATAA
- a CDS encoding ABC transporter ATP-binding protein, which produces MIKIHNLSYQADNKVLFQNLNFSVDEGDSLLLTGPSGSGKSTILKIIARLVAIQQGEIFLDQQNISDLPIENYRQKVSYAAQSVQLFGETVRDNLDLPFLVRNLPIDEQQEISGLEKMELPAEYLDKSINDISGGERQRVGVLRNLLFPPQVLLLDEISTGLDSDTKSKIWQVIDQLQEENHFSLISVSHDPEEISQAKRKIQIGGSNE; this is translated from the coding sequence ATGATTAAAATTCATAATCTTTCTTATCAAGCGGATAACAAAGTCTTATTTCAAAACTTGAATTTTTCAGTTGATGAGGGAGATAGTTTGTTATTAACGGGGCCTTCAGGCAGTGGTAAAAGCACAATCTTAAAAATTATCGCTAGATTAGTTGCTATTCAACAAGGAGAGATATTTCTAGATCAGCAAAATATATCAGATCTTCCGATTGAAAATTATCGTCAAAAAGTTTCTTATGCTGCGCAAAGTGTGCAGCTTTTTGGTGAAACGGTACGCGATAATCTAGATTTACCTTTTTTAGTCAGAAATCTACCAATTGATGAACAGCAAGAAATTTCAGGTTTAGAAAAAATGGAATTACCGGCTGAATACCTAGATAAGTCGATTAATGATATTTCCGGTGGTGAAAGGCAGCGTGTTGGAGTTTTAAGGAATTTACTTTTTCCACCACAAGTGCTTTTACTTGATGAAATATCCACTGGTCTTGATTCTGATACTAAAAGCAAAATTTGGCAGGTAATTGATCAATTACAGGAAGAAAATCACTTCAGTCTAATTTCTGTAAGCCATGATCCAGAAGAAATTTCTCAAGCTAAAAGAAAAATTCAAATTGGAGGAAGCAATGAATAA
- a CDS encoding ABC transporter permease has translation MNNLKISNLSLALAALMVTITLIISYYQKLRLNKEIIWSIFRAIVQLIIIGFALRFIFKVNNLFLTILMMIFIVVNAAYNGKKRAHGINHAFLISFVGLFCGTAITVSLMLLTKVMKPAPFQTIPVTGMIAGNAMAAVGLVYSNLNQSFRENSEKIEEMLALGASPKLAAGEIVRQALHFGLQPTIDSVRMYGLVQLPGMMSGLIMAGFDPVEAIKYQILVVFMLFCSTGISTSITGFWAYRQYFDQNWRLTIPKVEKK, from the coding sequence ATGAATAATTTAAAAATATCTAATCTTTCATTGGCTTTAGCAGCATTAATGGTAACAATCACTCTAATTATTAGTTACTATCAGAAGCTTCGGTTAAATAAAGAAATAATTTGGTCAATTTTTCGAGCAATTGTTCAGTTAATTATTATCGGTTTTGCTTTAAGATTTATTTTTAAAGTTAACAACTTATTTTTGACAATTTTAATGATGATTTTTATTGTTGTAAACGCTGCATATAACGGCAAAAAAAGAGCTCATGGAATTAATCATGCGTTCTTAATTAGTTTTGTAGGATTATTTTGTGGAACTGCAATTACGGTTAGTTTAATGTTGCTTACTAAAGTAATGAAGCCAGCACCTTTTCAGACAATTCCAGTAACTGGGATGATTGCTGGAAATGCAATGGCAGCAGTAGGACTAGTATATTCAAATCTCAATCAAAGTTTTAGAGAAAATTCTGAAAAAATTGAAGAGATGTTGGCATTAGGAGCAAGTCCAAAATTGGCTGCAGGAGAAATAGTTAGGCAGGCTTTACATTTTGGCTTGCAGCCGACAATTGATTCTGTAAGAATGTATGGATTAGTTCAGCTGCCCGGAATGATGAGTGGTTTAATAATGGCAGGATTTGATCCTGTAGAAGCCATTAAGTATCAGATTTTAGTTGTTTTTATGCTATTTTGTTCTACTGGGATTTCCACCAGCATTACTGGCTTTTGGGCTTATCGACAATATTTTGATCAAAATTGGCGTCTGACGATTCCTAAAGTTGAGAAAAAATAA
- a CDS encoding Nramp family divalent metal transporter: MSDEREKKQKKQHLIHYANGPSLEEINGSVEVPKGMSFWKTLFMYSGPGALVAVGYMDPGNWSTSITGGQNFQYLLMSVILLSSLIAMLLQYMAAKLGIVSQMDLAQAIRARTSRSLGIVLWVLTELAIMATDIAEVIGGAIALYLLFHIPLFYAVLITVFDVLLLLLLTKVGFRKIEAIVVCLILVILLVFVYQVALSNPDWAAVIKGLVPTTKTFASTPNIGGQNPIQGALGIIGATVMPHNLYLHSAISQTRKVNHDDEEDIARTVKFTTWDSNIQLSFAFVVNSLLLIMGVAVFKTGAVKDPSFFGLFKALSDTSTLSNGVLISVAKSGILSVLFAVALLASGQNSTITGTLTGQVIMEGFVHMKMPLWLRRLVTRLISVVPVLICVGMTSHLSELKQHEALNTLMNNSQVFLAFALPFSMLPLLLMTDNKVEMGNRFVNSLWVRIAGWISVIGLTALNMKGLPDSIASFYGDNPTASQLQQANIIAYTAIVVILGLLAWTIIDMRRTNNKILKQAGTE, translated from the coding sequence ATGTCTGATGAAAGAGAAAAAAAGCAGAAGAAACAGCATTTAATTCATTATGCTAACGGCCCTTCGCTGGAAGAAATAAACGGATCGGTTGAAGTGCCAAAAGGAATGAGCTTTTGGAAAACTTTGTTCATGTATTCTGGCCCTGGAGCATTGGTAGCGGTTGGTTATATGGATCCTGGTAATTGGTCAACTTCAATTACTGGCGGACAAAATTTTCAATATCTATTGATGTCAGTTATCTTACTGTCGAGTTTAATTGCGATGTTATTACAATATATGGCAGCTAAACTGGGCATCGTAAGTCAAATGGATTTAGCACAAGCGATTAGAGCTCGAACAAGTCGATCTTTGGGAATCGTTTTGTGGGTTTTAACAGAGCTGGCAATTATGGCAACTGATATTGCTGAAGTAATCGGAGGAGCTATTGCTCTTTATCTGTTGTTTCACATTCCATTATTTTACGCAGTTTTAATTACCGTATTTGATGTTTTGTTACTACTCTTATTGACTAAGGTTGGATTTCGTAAAATTGAAGCTATTGTTGTTTGTCTAATTTTAGTAATTTTGCTAGTTTTTGTTTATCAAGTAGCTCTTTCTAATCCAGATTGGGCGGCAGTAATTAAAGGATTAGTTCCAACGACTAAGACTTTTGCTTCGACTCCTAATATTGGCGGACAAAATCCAATTCAGGGAGCACTTGGAATTATTGGTGCAACGGTAATGCCGCATAATCTTTATTTACATTCTGCAATTTCTCAAACTCGTAAAGTTAATCACGATGACGAAGAGGATATCGCTAGAACTGTTAAATTCACAACTTGGGATTCAAATATTCAACTTTCATTTGCATTCGTAGTAAATTCATTACTTTTAATTATGGGAGTTGCAGTATTTAAAACGGGAGCAGTTAAAGATCCTTCATTTTTCGGATTATTTAAAGCTTTGTCGGATACTTCGACTTTAAGTAATGGGGTTTTAATTAGTGTTGCCAAGTCAGGTATACTATCTGTATTATTTGCGGTTGCATTGTTAGCTTCAGGTCAGAACTCTACAATTACCGGGACCTTAACGGGTCAGGTAATTATGGAAGGTTTTGTCCATATGAAAATGCCATTGTGGCTGCGTCGACTTGTTACTCGTTTGATATCAGTTGTTCCAGTTTTAATCTGTGTTGGAATGACTAGTCATTTATCTGAACTTAAACAGCATGAAGCACTAAATACTTTGATGAATAATTCACAAGTGTTCCTAGCATTTGCCTTACCTTTTTCGATGCTTCCGCTATTATTAATGACAGATAATAAAGTAGAAATGGGAAACAGATTTGTTAATTCACTTTGGGTAAGAATTGCTGGATGGATTTCAGTAATTGGGCTTACTGCTCTTAATATGAAAGGTTTACCAGATTCGATAGCTTCATTTTATGGTGATAACCCAACAGCAAGTCAACTTCAACAAGCAAATATCATCGCATATACAGCAATAGTTGTTATTTTGGGTCTTCTTGCGTGGACGATTATTGATATGCGTAGAACTAACAATAAAATTTTAAAACAGGCCGGAACTGAATAG